The following are encoded together in the Blastocatellia bacterium genome:
- a CDS encoding type II secretion system protein: MNKSIFSRSLKNRSGLSLLELIITLAILSILVATTLPLAYNTVRRNREIELRRALREIRTAIDIYKRYSDATSPPGQLVPIQDRTVSGFPKTLEILAKGFTPANRIDDKKLRFLRKIPIDPMTGRTDWKVKSSTDDPDSFSTNGEDVFDVYSQSDETGLNGTKYKDW; encoded by the coding sequence ATGAATAAAAGCATTTTCTCAAGATCACTGAAAAATCGCTCTGGTTTAAGTTTGCTAGAGCTAATTATTACACTAGCTATTTTGTCAATTTTAGTAGCAACCACTTTACCATTAGCTTATAACACTGTTCGCCGTAATCGGGAAATTGAACTACGACGCGCACTTAGAGAAATAAGAACAGCTATTGATATTTATAAGCGTTATAGTGACGCAACTTCTCCACCAGGACAGCTAGTTCCAATTCAAGATCGTACTGTCTCTGGTTTTCCTAAAACTTTAGAAATATTAGCAAAAGGTTTTACTCCTGCTAATCGAATTGATGATAAAAAACTTCGCTTTCTCCGTAAAATCCCTATTGACCCAATGACAGGTAGAACTGATTGGAAAGTAAAATCTTCCACTGATGACCCTGACTCATTTTCAACTAATGGAGAAGACGTTTTTGATGTTTATTCGCAAAGCGATGAAACTGGATTAAATGGGACTAAGTATAAAGATTGGTAA
- the ybeY gene encoding rRNA maturation RNase YbeY, with protein MLVEIINRQRSQKIAKKEWKEFAIDVLKELNLENIEVSIVFVSDQKIQELNRDFRSIDKATDVLSFSYQDVANTEDNKLLKENFYENIVNSTSNYLGDVVISTHTAVIYAQKLGLTFDQEIKTLILHGLLHLCGYDHETDNGEMDELEQKLRKQLLGFEFLPNTSVIS; from the coding sequence ATGCTAGTAGAAATCATTAATCGTCAAAGAAGCCAAAAAATTGCAAAAAAAGAATGGAAAGAATTTGCCATTGATGTACTTAAAGAACTTAACTTAGAAAATATAGAAGTTAGTATTGTTTTTGTAAGTGATCAAAAAATTCAAGAGTTAAACCGAGACTTTAGATCTATTGATAAAGCTACAGATGTTTTATCATTTAGTTATCAAGATGTTGCAAATACAGAGGATAACAAACTGCTAAAAGAAAACTTCTACGAAAACATAGTTAATTCTACAAGCAATTATTTAGGTGATGTGGTAATCTCTACACACACGGCTGTTATTTATGCCCAAAAATTAGGATTGACATTTGATCAAGAAATTAAAACACTGATATTACACGGGTTGCTTCATTTATGTGGCTATGACCATGAGACTGATAACGGGGAAATGGACGAGCTAGAGCAAAAATTACGTAAGCAACTATTAGGTTTTGAATTTTTACCTAATACATCAGTAATTTCTTAA
- a CDS encoding type II/IV secretion system protein, with the protein MNLEQREARELARRYRLPYIDLNTHPLDHDLINSMPIELMLRNAFLPIKRELDALVIAVSDPTNLDLIDELSSRLKTKIRCVIATRAAIEYALKRGETAQRVLQDATQSLGMTLVKETDQGETELDIDKLTEETSPIIKLVNTIVLNALERRVSDIHIETGDTAVNVKYRIDGALYKAVDPLDIQHHQTLISRIKVMSELDIAERRVPQDGRFRVKLRGRLIDFRVSIIPAIHGEDAVIRILDKEQINESFKELNLNVVGFEPEDLRRFRRLITEPYGMVLVTGPTGSGKTTTLYAALNEIRNEEDKIITIEDPVEYQLRGITQIPVNEKKGLTFARGLRSILRHDPDKIMVGEIRDSETAQIAIQSALTGHLVFTTVHANNVIDVIGRFLNMGVEPYNFISSLNCVLAQRLVRILCAKCKRPYKVTEQELREAALNPEKYIDHPFYEFVGCEECHFTGYRGRTCIHELLDVSDHIRELILARRPGSEVRRAAREEGLTSLRESALKKAFRGTTTLKEINRVTFVE; encoded by the coding sequence ATGAACCTAGAACAAAGAGAGGCTCGTGAGCTAGCACGCCGTTATCGGCTTCCTTACATTGATCTAAATACTCACCCATTAGACCATGATTTAATTAACAGCATGCCTATAGAGCTAATGTTACGAAATGCTTTTCTTCCTATTAAGCGTGAACTAGATGCTTTAGTAATTGCTGTTTCTGATCCAACAAATTTAGATTTAATTGATGAGCTTTCTTCACGCCTTAAAACTAAAATTAGATGTGTTATAGCTACTCGTGCTGCTATTGAATATGCCTTAAAAAGAGGTGAAACCGCCCAAAGAGTTCTGCAAGATGCTACTCAATCCCTAGGAATGACTTTAGTTAAAGAAACTGACCAGGGCGAAACTGAGTTAGATATTGATAAGCTTACAGAAGAAACTTCCCCAATTATTAAACTTGTTAATACCATTGTACTTAATGCTTTAGAGCGCAGAGTATCAGATATTCATATTGAAACTGGAGACACAGCAGTTAATGTTAAATACCGTATTGACGGAGCTTTATACAAGGCTGTAGACCCACTTGATATACAACATCATCAGACCCTAATCTCAAGAATTAAAGTAATGTCAGAACTAGACATAGCTGAACGCCGTGTTCCTCAAGATGGTCGTTTTCGTGTTAAATTACGTGGTCGTTTGATTGATTTTCGTGTCTCAATTATCCCTGCAATTCATGGTGAAGATGCTGTTATTCGTATTTTAGATAAAGAGCAAATTAATGAATCATTTAAGGAATTAAACCTTAATGTAGTTGGCTTTGAACCAGAAGATTTACGCCGTTTTCGCCGTCTTATTACAGAACCTTATGGAATGGTGCTAGTAACTGGCCCAACTGGTTCTGGTAAAACTACTACTCTTTATGCTGCGTTAAATGAAATTCGCAATGAAGAAGATAAAATCATCACTATTGAAGACCCAGTAGAGTATCAACTGCGGGGTATTACTCAAATTCCTGTCAATGAGAAAAAAGGGCTAACCTTCGCCCGTGGACTGCGCTCTATCCTTCGTCATGACCCAGATAAAATAATGGTTGGAGAAATTCGAGACTCTGAAACTGCTCAAATTGCTATTCAATCAGCCTTAACTGGACACTTGGTTTTTACTACTGTTCATGCTAACAATGTTATTGATGTAATTGGACGTTTTCTTAATATGGGCGTTGAACCTTACAACTTTATTAGTTCTCTTAATTGTGTCTTAGCTCAACGCTTAGTAAGAATTTTATGTGCTAAATGCAAGCGTCCCTATAAAGTTACTGAACAGGAACTAAGAGAAGCAGCACTAAATCCAGAAAAATATATTGATCACCCTTTTTATGAATTTGTTGGATGTGAAGAATGCCATTTTACTGGTTATCGTGGTCGAACTTGTATTCATGAATTATTAGATGTTAGCGATCATATCAGGGAATTAATCTTAGCTCGTCGCCCTGGTTCAGAAGTAAGACGTGCTGCTAGAGAAGAAGGTTTAACTAGTTTACGTGAATCTGCACTAAAAAAAGCTTTTCGTGGTACTACAACACTTAAAGAAATTAATCGGGTAACTTTTGTGGAATAA
- a CDS encoding PhoH family protein, with amino-acid sequence MKKLVLPEKGLDVLLGPYDENIKYIEALLDVTINIRGNEIALDGSAKDIATVENILSDFASLVKEGHMPTVAELKVAFKQIAEDRAFSLRDYFSKSLYFNPTGKKMVSARSVTQRKYIEAIQQHDIVFGIGPAGTGKTYLAVAMATQALWSKQVNRIVLTRPAVEAGEKLGFLPGDLQDKVDPYLRPLYDALFDLADYEKVTKLLEKRVIEVAPLAFMRGRTLSDSFIILDEAQNTTSEQMKMLLTRIGYGSKAVITGDITQIDLPVGKRSGLVEAQTVLSDVEGISMIHFTEKDVVRHKLVQLIIKAYDEHTKVRL; translated from the coding sequence TTGAAGAAATTAGTGTTACCAGAAAAGGGTTTAGATGTCCTACTTGGCCCTTATGATGAAAATATTAAGTATATAGAAGCACTTTTGGATGTAACTATAAATATACGTGGTAATGAAATTGCCTTAGATGGTAGTGCTAAAGATATAGCTACGGTAGAGAATATTTTGTCTGATTTTGCTTCATTAGTTAAAGAAGGACATATGCCTACAGTAGCAGAATTAAAGGTTGCTTTTAAGCAAATTGCTGAAGATAGAGCCTTTTCCTTAAGAGATTACTTTTCTAAAAGCCTCTATTTTAACCCTACTGGGAAAAAAATGGTTAGTGCTAGGTCTGTTACTCAACGAAAATATATAGAAGCCATTCAACAACATGATATTGTGTTTGGTATTGGGCCGGCTGGAACAGGTAAAACTTATTTAGCTGTAGCAATGGCAACACAAGCCCTTTGGTCTAAACAAGTTAACCGTATAGTGCTAACTAGACCTGCTGTAGAAGCAGGTGAAAAACTAGGGTTTTTACCAGGCGATCTTCAGGATAAAGTTGACCCATACTTGCGTCCTCTTTATGATGCTTTGTTTGATTTAGCTGATTATGAAAAAGTTACTAAGTTGCTTGAAAAACGTGTCATAGAAGTTGCCCCACTTGCCTTTATGCGTGGACGTACTTTGTCAGATTCTTTTATCATTTTAGATGAAGCTCAAAATACTACTTCTGAACAAATGAAAATGCTTCTAACTAGAATTGGTTATGGTTCAAAAGCTGTTATTACAGGAGATATTACTCAAATTGATTTACCTGTGGGTAAACGTTCTGGCCTAGTAGAAGCACAAACTGTTTTAAGTGATGTAGAAGGTATTTCTATGATTCATTTTACAGAAAAAGATGTAGTAAGACATAAACTAGTACAACTAATTATTAAAGCTTATGATGAACATACTAAAGTGCGGCTGTAA
- a CDS encoding type II secretion system F family protein yields MPEFVCRLGTPSGEVVTRSYEAEAINDLRSRLQREGYQIFSISKQGGGGIFSGSITLTQKVSIDEFLIFNQQLSAMLRAGLPILQALNILLNRQKAGYFREVLEDVERRVRGGTALSEAFAMHNNIFPRLYTASILAGERSGDLDNVLLRYVAYTKTITELRRKLKKTLVYPIILITASIGLIVLMTTYVIPKFATLYEGGNNKLPWLTQVVVAVANNVRDNIAWIAPVLIVSIIATLIWRRTENGRYKIDEWMLKLPILGELVRQHTTAQLCRSLATLLAGGITLLESFEIASESVTNRALRKTMLMVAARLRTGENFTESLQLAGWFPPLALDMIGVGERSGSLREMLDEVANFFDAELDVKITSLTALIEPIILVVMGSVVMTILLAMYLPILELMNNSSKPH; encoded by the coding sequence ATGCCAGAATTTGTTTGTCGTCTTGGAACTCCTAGCGGAGAAGTAGTAACTCGTAGTTATGAAGCAGAAGCCATTAATGATTTACGCTCACGCTTGCAACGAGAAGGATATCAAATTTTTTCAATATCTAAGCAAGGCGGTGGGGGTATTTTCTCTGGTAGCATTACCCTAACTCAAAAAGTTAGCATTGATGAATTTTTAATCTTTAACCAACAACTTTCTGCAATGCTTAGAGCAGGTCTACCAATACTTCAGGCCCTAAATATCTTACTTAATCGCCAAAAGGCTGGATATTTTAGAGAAGTTTTAGAAGATGTCGAACGTCGCGTTCGAGGCGGTACAGCACTTTCAGAAGCTTTTGCAATGCACAACAATATATTCCCTCGCCTTTATACAGCTTCAATACTTGCAGGTGAAAGATCTGGCGACCTTGATAATGTTCTACTACGTTATGTTGCTTATACTAAAACTATTACAGAATTACGTAGAAAATTAAAAAAGACCTTAGTCTATCCCATTATCCTAATTACAGCATCTATTGGTCTAATTGTTTTAATGACTACTTATGTAATCCCTAAATTTGCAACTCTTTATGAAGGTGGCAATAATAAATTACCTTGGTTAACACAAGTGGTTGTAGCTGTAGCTAACAATGTTAGAGATAATATAGCTTGGATTGCACCTGTTTTGATAGTTTCAATCATAGCAACTTTAATTTGGCGACGTACTGAAAATGGACGCTATAAAATTGACGAATGGATGCTAAAACTACCTATACTAGGTGAATTAGTACGTCAACATACTACAGCACAACTTTGTCGTAGTTTAGCTACCCTCTTAGCAGGTGGTATAACTTTATTAGAATCCTTTGAAATTGCTAGCGAATCTGTTACTAATCGAGCATTAAGAAAAACTATGCTTATGGTAGCAGCAAGGCTACGTACTGGAGAAAACTTTACCGAAAGCCTACAATTAGCAGGTTGGTTTCCACCTCTAGCTTTAGATATGATTGGTGTAGGTGAGCGTTCTGGCTCACTTAGGGAAATGCTTGATGAGGTAGCTAATTTTTTTGATGCTGAACTAGATGTCAAAATAACAAGCCTTACAGCATTAATTGAACCAATAATTCTAGTAGTGATGGGATCAGTAGTAATGACAATACTATTAGCAATGTACTTACCTATATTAGAATTAATGAATAATAGCAGTAAACCTCACTAG
- a CDS encoding endonuclease/exonuclease/phosphatase family protein, with product MVKVMTFNIRYGSADDGMNSWYNRKHLVIDRIRSFDPDLLGLQECRDDEQAEYIKEKLPDYEFIGVRRGSDDSNDSLEMSPLLFKKSVFTAIAKNFFWLSDTPHIPASVYQGSAFPRPVTWVALQANDNKKRVVTFFNTHFDYQSFTVQIKSAELLRTRVEALGPAMPAIITGDFNANRGSEPFRKLVDLDSINPLVEAYWQLHPHDREGTFHEYGSLSMPTSIDWVLFSSKHFFPRLAKIDTTSQGYIYPSDHYPICVELDWR from the coding sequence ATGGTTAAAGTAATGACTTTTAATATTCGTTATGGTAGTGCGGATGATGGGATGAATAGTTGGTATAACCGTAAACACTTAGTAATAGATAGAATTAGGAGTTTTGATCCTGACCTACTTGGACTTCAAGAATGCCGAGATGATGAACAAGCGGAATATATAAAAGAAAAATTACCAGATTATGAATTTATTGGAGTACGTCGGGGTAGTGATGATAGTAATGATAGCTTAGAAATGTCACCATTGCTTTTTAAGAAATCAGTTTTTACAGCTATTGCTAAGAATTTTTTTTGGTTAAGTGATACTCCTCATATACCCGCTAGTGTTTATCAAGGAAGTGCTTTTCCTAGACCAGTTACTTGGGTTGCATTACAAGCTAATGACAACAAAAAAAGGGTAGTCACATTTTTTAATACTCATTTTGACTATCAAAGTTTTACTGTGCAAATCAAATCTGCTGAACTACTACGTACAAGGGTTGAGGCTCTTGGGCCGGCAATGCCTGCAATCATAACAGGAGATTTTAATGCTAATCGGGGTAGTGAACCTTTTCGTAAATTAGTGGATTTAGATAGTATTAATCCTTTGGTAGAAGCTTACTGGCAATTGCATCCACATGACAGAGAAGGGACTTTTCATGAGTATGGTAGTTTATCAATGCCAACATCAATAGATTGGGTATTATTTTCCTCAAAACATTTTTTTCCTCGTTTAGCAAAAATAGATACAACTAGCCAAGGTTATATTTATCCTTCTGACCATTACCCAATTTGTGTTGAACTTGATTGGAGATAA
- a CDS encoding HlyC/CorC family transporter, protein MATSILIVMLVFIATFASALGLLSDVALRSLTAESKGRKRSRFLRYLLDHHQLLEMTTLSGLQFAAVSIALFLVSIGVKLGLTKLEALTSSFIVSLLIGGFFGQFLPRLFSQNNPANVLLLLLPYFEIYYRIFSIPAQIVYWLLKRFRKTDESSLTPEQVEEVSGENIKALLDVGTEEGIIEEAESKLIHSVIEFTDTTVEEVMVPRPDMIVLDANATVREMQELMVEKKYSRIPVYRESVDHIEGIVYMYDVLAACQAGKTEMAVGSLARAAYFVPETKLVAELLADMQRAKRQIALVIDEYGVTAGLVTIKDLLEEIVGEIGNEDTDKESKEDPEIIETDKGIYLVKGSTEIRKVELLFDKELESDDFSTLAGFIIKNAGRVPSVGDTLSYHGVKAEIMEADSGRIGRVKLSLEDINNGNNNGNGNGKY, encoded by the coding sequence GTGGCGACCAGCATTCTAATTGTGATGCTGGTCTTTATTGCTACCTTTGCAAGTGCTTTAGGTTTATTAAGTGATGTAGCATTGCGCTCATTAACTGCTGAAAGTAAAGGGCGAAAACGTTCAAGGTTTTTACGCTATTTATTAGATCATCATCAGTTACTGGAAATGACTACACTCTCTGGATTACAGTTTGCTGCTGTAAGCATCGCTTTGTTTTTGGTTTCTATAGGGGTTAAGCTAGGTTTAACCAAACTTGAAGCTTTGACTTCTTCTTTTATTGTCTCCTTATTAATAGGTGGATTTTTTGGTCAGTTTTTACCAAGATTATTTAGTCAAAATAATCCTGCTAATGTTTTGCTATTGCTCCTACCTTATTTTGAAATTTACTACCGAATTTTTTCTATTCCAGCACAAATAGTTTATTGGCTACTAAAACGCTTTCGCAAAACAGATGAAAGTAGTTTGACTCCTGAACAGGTAGAAGAAGTTTCAGGGGAAAATATAAAAGCTTTGCTAGATGTTGGCACAGAAGAAGGAATAATTGAAGAAGCTGAAAGTAAATTAATTCATTCTGTAATAGAATTTACTGATACTACTGTAGAAGAAGTTATGGTACCTCGCCCAGATATGATTGTTTTAGATGCTAATGCTACAGTAAGAGAAATGCAGGAATTAATGGTTGAAAAAAAATATTCCCGGATACCTGTTTACCGCGAATCTGTAGATCATATTGAAGGTATAGTTTATATGTATGATGTTTTGGCTGCTTGTCAGGCAGGGAAAACAGAAATGGCTGTAGGCTCACTTGCTCGCGCTGCTTATTTTGTTCCAGAAACTAAATTAGTTGCTGAACTTCTAGCAGATATGCAACGTGCTAAACGTCAAATTGCCTTAGTAATTGATGAATATGGTGTTACTGCTGGGCTAGTTACTATAAAAGATTTACTAGAGGAAATTGTTGGAGAAATTGGTAATGAAGATACTGACAAGGAAAGTAAAGAAGACCCAGAAATTATTGAAACAGATAAAGGAATCTACTTAGTTAAAGGTAGTACGGAAATTAGAAAAGTAGAACTACTTTTTGATAAAGAGTTGGAGTCAGATGATTTTTCTACTCTAGCAGGATTTATTATAAAAAATGCTGGTCGAGTGCCTTCTGTAGGCGATACTTTAAGTTATCATGGAGTTAAAGCTGAAATAATGGAAGCTGATAGCGGTCGTATTGGTCGAGTAAAGCTTTCTCTTGAAGATATAAATAATGGAAATAATAATGGAAATGGAAATGGAAAATACTGA
- a CDS encoding prepilin-type N-terminal cleavage/methylation domain-containing protein yields the protein MWQLINNKLRQKLNLKSGFTLLELVIVISIILVLAALVVPIFQTTIRNAKETTLKDTLFKLRDSVDKYTLDKEEAPQSLEDLVKFKYIREVPIDPITNQRDWQVEMEEEPISRSGKRGIKNVYSAAEGTASNGVNYSDF from the coding sequence ATGTGGCAATTAATAAACAATAAACTTAGACAAAAACTCAACCTTAAATCAGGCTTCACTTTACTAGAACTAGTAATAGTAATTAGTATTATACTGGTTTTAGCAGCATTAGTAGTCCCTATTTTCCAAACTACTATACGAAATGCTAAAGAAACAACCTTAAAAGATACCTTATTTAAGCTTAGAGACTCTGTTGATAAATACACTTTGGATAAAGAGGAAGCTCCTCAATCATTAGAAGATTTAGTTAAATTTAAGTATATCCGTGAAGTACCTATTGATCCGATTACCAATCAAAGGGATTGGCAAGTAGAAATGGAAGAAGAACCTATCAGCCGTTCAGGAAAAAGGGGAATCAAAAATGTCTATTCTGCTGCTGAAGGAACAGCTAGCAATGGTGTTAATTATAGTGATTTTTAG
- a CDS encoding glucosidase, translating to MSTTAEHKRLKEKPEGHSSWRRWGPYVSERAWGTVREDYSPDGNAWEYLPHDKARSKAYRWGEDGLAGICDRYQLLVFALALWNEQDSILKERAFGLIPSEGNHGEDVKEYYFYLDSTPTHSYMKYLYKYPQTAYPYWDLIQENRRREGRGDEYELLDTGIFDQNKYFDVYVEYAKAGPEDIYIRIEAFNRADEDAPLHILPHLWFRNTWAWGEHYGPEPTIEVGHSGKNFSTIVADDSSAEMLKNLPFVYRLGPRYLYGETGADLLFTDNETNMKRVYGPYSNTQREHFKDAFHQYVIEDNKQAINPHDKGTKSCFHYKLNIPAKSSVVLRLRLSPEKLDDPLAKFDELVNLRKKEADDFYTTVHPKTASEDEKLVQRQALAGMLWTKQIYLFDIHQWLEGDNPKHRPPDSRWKIRNHHWMHLNSMRILSMPDKWEYPWFAAWDLAFHCIALALVDIEFAKDQLWLMLFEQFQHPNGQIPAYEWEFSDLNPPVLAWACWRVYNMERVRTGQADRAFLEKCFHKLLINFAWWINKVDAEGNNVFEGGFLGLDNITVLDRSQKMPGGVVLEQSDATGWMGMYCLNLMRIALELAKENNVYESLATKFFQHYIYVGAAMKKMGGRNYSLWDEKDGFFYDVLRYPDGSFHKFRVRSLVGVIPIYAVERLEVDWIQPFKEFDTNLAWFLENRQDVVQRCCYTVTRDGKDVHVLAIVNEEQLRGLLQRILDPNEFLSDWGIRSLSKVHEEHPFVFGTSEVRYEPAEADCKIKGGNSNWRGPIWFPTSFLLIESLRKLGKAYGTDFTVKGPDGTDFTLDKMAEEIANRMIRMFTKNKDGKRQIYGNISKFQTDPHWQDNLHFYEYFHGDTGSGLGAAHQTGWSGLIASLIDEWRK from the coding sequence ATGTCAACAACTGCTGAACACAAAAGATTAAAAGAAAAACCTGAAGGCCATTCATCCTGGCGACGCTGGGGGCCATATGTTAGCGAACGGGCTTGGGGTACAGTTAGAGAAGACTATAGCCCTGATGGAAATGCATGGGAATATCTACCACATGATAAAGCTCGTAGCAAAGCTTATCGTTGGGGTGAAGATGGGCTAGCAGGTATTTGTGATCGTTATCAATTATTAGTTTTTGCTCTTGCCCTTTGGAATGAACAAGATTCTATATTAAAAGAACGTGCTTTTGGTCTTATACCTAGCGAAGGTAATCATGGAGAAGATGTTAAAGAATACTATTTTTATTTAGATAGTACCCCAACACATTCTTATATGAAATATCTTTATAAATATCCTCAAACTGCTTATCCCTATTGGGATTTAATTCAAGAAAACCGCCGCCGTGAAGGAAGAGGCGATGAATATGAGCTTTTAGATACAGGCATTTTTGATCAAAATAAATACTTTGATGTATATGTTGAATATGCTAAAGCAGGCCCGGAAGATATTTATATTCGTATTGAAGCCTTTAACCGTGCTGATGAGGATGCTCCATTACACATTTTGCCACATCTTTGGTTTCGTAATACCTGGGCATGGGGTGAACATTATGGCCCTGAACCAACTATTGAAGTTGGTCATTCAGGTAAAAATTTTTCTACAATTGTTGCTGATGACTCTTCAGCAGAAATGCTAAAAAACCTCCCCTTTGTTTATCGTTTAGGCCCTCGCTATCTATATGGTGAAACAGGCGCAGATCTACTTTTTACTGATAACGAAACCAACATGAAGCGCGTTTATGGCCCATATTCAAATACACAAAGAGAACATTTTAAAGATGCCTTCCACCAATATGTTATTGAAGATAATAAACAAGCCATCAATCCACATGATAAAGGAACAAAAAGCTGTTTTCATTATAAACTTAATATACCAGCTAAATCCTCTGTAGTGCTACGTTTACGGCTAAGTCCAGAAAAACTTGATGACCCATTAGCTAAATTTGATGAATTAGTTAATTTACGTAAAAAAGAAGCAGATGATTTTTACACTACTGTACATCCAAAAACTGCTTCTGAAGACGAAAAATTAGTTCAACGTCAAGCATTAGCAGGAATGCTTTGGACTAAACAAATCTATTTATTTGATATTCATCAATGGCTAGAAGGTGATAATCCTAAACATCGTCCTCCTGATTCCCGTTGGAAAATTCGTAACCACCATTGGATGCACTTAAATTCAATGAGAATTTTATCAATGCCTGATAAATGGGAATATCCTTGGTTTGCAGCCTGGGATCTAGCTTTCCATTGTATTGCCCTAGCCTTAGTTGATATAGAATTTGCTAAAGACCAGCTTTGGCTAATGCTTTTTGAACAATTTCAACATCCAAATGGTCAAATTCCTGCTTATGAATGGGAATTTTCTGACTTAAACCCACCTGTTTTAGCCTGGGCATGCTGGCGTGTTTATAACATGGAACGTGTAAGAACTGGTCAAGCTGACCGTGCTTTCCTAGAAAAATGCTTCCATAAACTTCTAATAAACTTTGCTTGGTGGATAAACAAAGTTGACGCTGAAGGAAATAACGTCTTTGAAGGTGGATTTCTTGGATTAGATAATATTACTGTACTTGACCGAAGCCAAAAAATGCCTGGAGGCGTAGTTTTAGAGCAATCTGATGCTACTGGCTGGATGGGTATGTACTGTCTAAACCTAATGCGTATTGCTTTAGAATTAGCTAAAGAAAATAACGTCTATGAAAGTCTAGCTACCAAATTCTTCCAGCACTATATTTATGTAGGTGCAGCTATGAAGAAAATGGGCGGTCGTAACTACTCATTATGGGATGAAAAAGATGGCTTTTTCTATGATGTACTACGTTATCCTGATGGCTCATTCCATAAATTTAGAGTTCGTTCACTTGTAGGTGTAATTCCTATTTATGCAGTAGAACGTTTAGAAGTTGATTGGATACAACCGTTTAAGGAATTTGACACAAATCTAGCTTGGTTCTTAGAAAATCGCCAAGATGTAGTCCAACGCTGTTGTTATACTGTTACTCGTGATGGAAAAGATGTTCATGTGCTAGCAATTGTCAATGAAGAACAACTTCGCGGACTACTACAACGCATCCTTGACCCAAATGAGTTCTTATCTGATTGGGGTATTCGTAGCCTCTCTAAAGTTCATGAAGAACATCCATTTGTTTTTGGTACTAGCGAAGTCCGTTACGAACCAGCAGAAGCAGATTGTAAAATAAAAGGTGGTAACTCTAACTGGCGTGGGCCAATTTGGTTCCCTACCTCATTTCTTTTAATTGAATCTTTACGCAAACTAGGCAAAGCCTATGGAACAGACTTCACTGTTAAAGGCCCTGATGGAACAGACTTTACTTTAGATAAAATGGCAGAAGAAATTGCTAACCGAATGATTAGAATGTTTACCAAAAATAAAGATGGTAAACGCCAAATTTATGGCAACATTTCTAAATTCCAAACAGATCCTCATTGGCAAGATAACTTACATTTTTATGAATATTTTCACGGTGATACCGGCTCTGGCCTAGGTGCCGCTCATCAAACTGGCTGGTCTGGTCTTATTGCCTCCCTTATAGATGAATGGAGAAAATAA